Proteins from a genomic interval of Diaphorobacter sp. HDW4A:
- a CDS encoding ribonucleotide-diphosphate reductase subunit beta has translation MLTWDEEVKPSSQNQTEGGSYDNRLGSTPALQTVASTSPQGAAPSAEASAPAARKRVNAADKRIINAKTDVNQLVPFKYKWAWEKYLATCANHWMPQEVNMTRDIALWKDPNGLTEDERRIVKRNLGFFVTADSLAANNIVLGTYRHITAPECRQFLLRQAFEEAIHTHAYQYIVESLGLDESEIFNAYNEVKSIRDKDEFLIPFIEAIMDPNFNTGTPEDDQTLLKSLIVFACLMEGLFFYVGFTQILALGRQNKMTGAAEQYQYILRDESMHCNFGIDLINQLKLENPHLWTPEFKEEIKGLFQKAVELEYAYAEDTMPRGVLGLNASMFKSYLRYIANRRATQIGLEALYPNEENPFPWMSEMIDLKKERNFFETRVIEYQSGGALSWD, from the coding sequence ATGCTGACCTGGGACGAAGAAGTCAAGCCCTCATCGCAAAATCAAACGGAAGGCGGTTCGTATGACAACCGCCTCGGATCAACGCCCGCGCTTCAGACCGTTGCATCCACCTCTCCGCAAGGTGCTGCGCCTTCCGCTGAAGCATCTGCACCCGCTGCTCGCAAGCGCGTGAATGCCGCCGACAAGCGCATCATCAACGCCAAGACCGACGTCAACCAACTGGTCCCCTTCAAGTACAAGTGGGCCTGGGAAAAATACCTCGCCACCTGCGCCAACCACTGGATGCCGCAGGAAGTGAACATGACGCGCGACATCGCGTTGTGGAAAGATCCGAACGGCCTGACAGAAGACGAGCGCCGCATCGTCAAGCGCAATCTCGGCTTCTTCGTGACCGCAGACTCGCTGGCCGCCAACAACATCGTGCTCGGCACGTATCGCCACATCACCGCACCCGAATGCCGCCAGTTCCTGCTGCGCCAAGCGTTCGAGGAAGCGATCCACACGCACGCCTACCAGTACATCGTCGAATCGCTCGGCCTCGATGAGTCCGAGATCTTCAACGCGTACAACGAAGTCAAGTCGATCCGCGACAAGGACGAGTTCCTGATCCCCTTCATCGAAGCGATCATGGATCCGAACTTCAACACTGGCACACCCGAAGACGATCAGACGCTGCTCAAGTCACTCATCGTTTTCGCCTGCCTGATGGAAGGTCTGTTCTTCTACGTCGGTTTCACGCAGATTCTGGCGCTGGGTCGCCAGAACAAGATGACCGGCGCAGCCGAGCAATACCAATACATCCTGCGCGATGAGTCGATGCACTGTAATTTTGGCATCGACCTGATCAACCAGCTGAAACTCGAGAACCCGCATCTGTGGACTCCCGAATTCAAGGAAGAGATCAAGGGTCTGTTCCAGAAGGCCGTCGAACTCGAATACGCGTACGCCGAAGACACCATGCCGCGCGGCGTACTGGGTCTGAACGCGTCGATGTTCAAGAGCTACCTGCGCTACATCGCCAACCGTCGTGCGACGCAGATCGGCCTCGAAGCGCTGTACCCCAATGAAGAAAATCCGTTCCCCTGGATGAGCGAGATGATCGACTTGAAGAAAGAACGCAACTTCTTCGAGACCCGAGTCATCGAGTACCAATCCGGTGGAGCCTTGTCCTGGGATTGA